One part of the Sphingopyxis sp. TUF1 genome encodes these proteins:
- a CDS encoding OmpW/AlkL family protein, which produces MKCRYFSLAALAAALAVPGQAAAKSGDIQFKLLATYVAPDGKIDDVQLDLIGLPADTQTRADDNVVPTVAIEYFVADNISVETIAGVTQHDVVGRGGLAGAGLVSDANIVPATLTLKYHFGKDGGVRPYLGAGPSYFIFIDEKPGATAVALGATRQKMDDTLGVALQAGVDVPVNAKGMAVTFDAKRYFLRPAAHWFAGSTEVLRTEHKLDPWVISAGVAFRF; this is translated from the coding sequence ATGAAGTGCCGATATTTCTCCCTCGCCGCCCTCGCCGCCGCGCTGGCGGTGCCGGGGCAGGCCGCCGCGAAGAGCGGCGACATCCAGTTCAAGCTGCTCGCAACCTATGTCGCGCCCGACGGCAAAATTGACGATGTGCAGCTCGACCTGATCGGCCTGCCCGCGGACACGCAGACCAGGGCCGACGACAATGTCGTCCCGACCGTGGCGATCGAATATTTCGTCGCCGACAATATCTCGGTCGAAACGATCGCGGGCGTGACCCAGCATGACGTCGTCGGGCGCGGCGGGCTCGCCGGGGCGGGGCTGGTATCCGATGCGAACATCGTCCCCGCGACGCTCACGCTCAAATATCATTTCGGCAAGGACGGCGGCGTCCGGCCCTATCTGGGCGCGGGGCCGAGCTATTTCATCTTCATCGACGAAAAGCCCGGCGCGACCGCGGTCGCCCTCGGCGCAACGCGGCAGAAGATGGACGATACGCTGGGCGTCGCGCTGCAGGCAGGCGTCGATGTCCCGGTGAATGCCAAGGGAATGGCCGTCACCTTCGATGCAAAGCGTTATTTCCTGCGCCCGGCCGCGCATTGGTTCGCCGGATCGACCGAAGTTCTGCGCACCGAGCACAAGCTCGATCCCTGGGTGATCAGCGCAGGCGTCGCCTTCCGCTTCTGA
- a CDS encoding Crp/Fnr family transcriptional regulator, with protein MTDCAACVVRNRAICASLNTAELEALGKMGRKQKVRQGQTLLWEGDGAPVVANVLAGVLKLVVSTADGREQIVGIVFPSDFIGRPFGKESPYSVTAMTDAEVCIFNRNNFDEFAGSHPDLQQKLLRRTLDELDRARHWMMLLGRKSASEKVASFLLEMSERLEGQGCDAGANRGVFELPFGRQQIADILGLTIETTSRQLTKMRADGVLDLPSRREIVINDRAAMEDMAG; from the coding sequence GTGACCGATTGTGCCGCCTGTGTCGTCCGCAACCGCGCAATTTGCGCGAGCCTGAACACGGCCGAGCTTGAAGCGCTTGGCAAGATGGGGCGCAAGCAGAAGGTTCGACAGGGGCAGACGCTGCTGTGGGAGGGCGACGGCGCCCCCGTCGTTGCCAATGTTCTTGCCGGCGTGCTGAAGCTGGTGGTGTCGACCGCCGATGGCCGCGAGCAGATTGTCGGCATCGTCTTCCCGTCAGATTTCATCGGCCGCCCGTTCGGCAAGGAAAGCCCGTACAGCGTCACCGCGATGACCGACGCCGAAGTCTGCATCTTCAACCGCAACAATTTTGATGAGTTCGCCGGCTCGCATCCCGATCTTCAGCAGAAATTGCTTCGCCGCACGCTCGACGAGCTCGATCGTGCGCGCCACTGGATGATGTTGCTCGGGCGCAAGTCGGCATCGGAGAAGGTCGCGTCCTTCCTGCTCGAAATGTCCGAGCGGCTGGAGGGGCAGGGATGCGACGCCGGCGCGAACCGCGGCGTGTTTGAACTGCCCTTTGGGCGCCAGCAGATCGCTGACATATTGGGGCTGACGATCGAGACGACGAGCCGCCAGCTCACAAAAATGCGCGCCGACGGGGTGCTCGACCTTCCCTCGCGCCGCGAGATCGTTATCAACGATCGCGCGGCGATGGAGGACATGGCGGGCTGA
- a CDS encoding universal stress protein, with amino-acid sequence MRNILVHADDGPGMTVRLESALAIGRRQRSHVNLVISSPFQQFIATDPFGGMYLAAEQLSKAQQADDALAVRLRAELEREDVPWDVSVSDGDVVSTLALAAALADLAIVSLGTADRRRSFTPPMMAGDIAMAVPVPVLAIPEPCGPLDLDAPVMVAWNGSPQAAHAIRAAVPLMADARNVLLVSVGEADGQVAADDALRYLSRHDIHAELREVACGAGTVEETLERSARDLGVGMIVMGAFGHTRLRETIFGGVTRYMLESAPVPLLVMH; translated from the coding sequence ATGCGCAATATCTTGGTTCATGCCGACGACGGCCCCGGAATGACGGTCCGTTTGGAGAGCGCGCTGGCGATCGGCAGGCGGCAGCGGTCGCACGTGAATTTGGTGATCAGTTCGCCCTTTCAGCAATTCATTGCGACGGATCCGTTTGGCGGCATGTATCTCGCGGCCGAACAGTTGAGCAAGGCGCAGCAAGCCGACGACGCACTCGCAGTCCGCCTGCGCGCCGAGCTGGAGCGCGAGGATGTGCCGTGGGACGTCAGCGTGTCCGACGGCGACGTCGTCTCGACGCTGGCACTGGCCGCGGCGCTGGCCGATCTCGCCATCGTTTCGCTGGGGACCGCGGATCGGCGTCGCAGTTTTACGCCGCCGATGATGGCGGGCGATATTGCCATGGCCGTCCCCGTCCCGGTTCTCGCCATTCCCGAACCATGCGGCCCGCTCGATCTCGACGCGCCGGTTATGGTCGCGTGGAACGGCAGCCCGCAGGCGGCGCACGCGATACGCGCTGCGGTGCCGTTGATGGCCGATGCGCGCAACGTCTTGCTCGTGTCCGTTGGTGAGGCGGATGGGCAGGTCGCCGCCGACGACGCGCTGCGCTACCTGTCGCGCCACGACATTCATGCCGAACTGCGCGAGGTTGCGTGCGGCGCGGGGACGGTCGAGGAAACGCTGGAACGCAGTGCGCGCGATCTTGGCGTGGGCATGATCGTGATGGGCGCGTTCGGGCATACCCGCCTGCGCGAGACGATTTTCGGCGGCGTAACGCGCTACATGCTGGAATCGGCACCGGTCCCCTTGCTGGTGATGCACTGA
- a CDS encoding MBL fold metallo-hydrolase, translated as MTDLHRDAAAAMIETAHRTGKAPVVRTFFDEATFTATHVVHDPATLRAAIIDSVLDFDQPSGRTSHASADAIIDYVRAEHLTVEWQIETHAHADHLSAAPYLQEKLGGPIVIGRHIQTVQTVFGEIFNEDDRFARDGSQFDRLMEDGETFQLGEIEGMVLHTPGHTPACMVWIIGDALFTGDTLFMPDYGTARADFPGGDARTLYRSIHRLLALPDVTRVFLCHDYKAPGRDTYVWETTIAAERTANVHVHEGVSEEAFVAMREARDKTLSMPRLILPSIQVNMRAGHLPDPESNGTRYLKLPINLF; from the coding sequence ATGACCGACCTTCACCGCGACGCGGCCGCTGCCATGATCGAAACCGCGCACCGCACGGGAAAGGCGCCCGTCGTAAGGACCTTCTTCGACGAGGCGACCTTCACCGCAACGCATGTCGTCCACGATCCCGCGACGCTGCGGGCGGCGATCATCGACAGCGTGCTCGATTTCGATCAGCCGTCGGGTCGCACCAGCCATGCATCGGCCGACGCGATCATCGACTATGTTCGCGCTGAACATCTTACTGTCGAATGGCAGATCGAAACGCACGCGCATGCCGACCATCTCTCGGCGGCGCCCTATCTGCAGGAAAAGCTCGGCGGCCCGATCGTGATCGGTCGACATATCCAGACGGTGCAGACCGTGTTTGGTGAGATATTCAACGAAGACGACCGTTTTGCCCGCGACGGATCGCAGTTCGATCGTCTGATGGAGGATGGCGAGACCTTCCAGCTCGGCGAAATCGAGGGGATGGTGCTGCACACGCCGGGGCATACGCCCGCGTGCATGGTGTGGATCATCGGCGACGCGCTGTTCACCGGCGACACCTTGTTCATGCCCGATTATGGCACCGCGCGCGCCGATTTTCCGGGCGGCGACGCGCGCACGCTCTATCGCTCGATCCACAGGCTGCTCGCGCTCCCCGATGTAACGCGGGTCTTCCTGTGCCACGATTATAAGGCACCGGGGCGCGACACTTATGTGTGGGAAACGACGATCGCCGCCGAACGCACCGCGAATGTCCATGTGCACGAAGGCGTAAGCGAGGAGGCCTTCGTTGCGATGCGCGAGGCGCGCGACAAGACGCTGTCGATGCCGCGGCTGATCCTGCCCTCAATCCAGGTCAATATGCGCGCGGGGCACTTGCCTGACCCCGAGAGCAACGGGACACGCTATCTAAAACTGCCGATAAATTTATTCTGA
- a CDS encoding response regulator — MPDQGGNRGPDHPRILIVEDDPAVRRSLLLLLKGRGFDAVAYPAAAQALADAAASPPACLVTDFRLDGQDGIALHSAMRAGGWSGPAVLISAFGSNELAGRARAAGFAAVFDKPLREHALVDTVRRLTVAKA; from the coding sequence ATGCCGGACCAAGGTGGCAATCGGGGGCCGGATCATCCGCGAATTCTGATCGTCGAGGATGACCCGGCGGTCCGTCGCTCGTTGTTATTGTTGCTGAAAGGCCGCGGCTTCGATGCCGTCGCCTATCCGGCCGCGGCGCAGGCGCTTGCCGACGCGGCGGCATCGCCTCCCGCCTGCCTCGTCACCGATTTTCGGCTCGATGGTCAGGATGGGATTGCGTTGCATTCGGCGATGCGGGCGGGGGGCTGGAGTGGCCCTGCGGTGCTGATTTCCGCTTTCGGATCGAATGAGCTGGCGGGCCGCGCCCGCGCGGCCGGATTCGCGGCGGTTTTCGACAAACCGCTTCGCGAACATGCGCTGGTGGATACGGTCCGCCGGTTGACCGTCGCCAAAGCCTGA
- a CDS encoding Crp/Fnr family transcriptional regulator — MSDCASCAVRGRAICASLDVGELAELGRMGRRQSVKSGHTLIWEGDDAPLVANVLKGVLKLVVAASDGREQIVGIVFASDFIGRPFGKESPYRVTAMTDAEVCIYNRNDFDAFADKHPHLQQKLLRRTLDELDRARYWMMLLGRKSAAEKVASFLLEMSDRLSGDAGSAQQDDGFELPFGRQQIADILGLTIETTCRQLTRMRADGLVDLPSRREVVIHDRRAVEMMAG; from the coding sequence GTGAGCGACTGTGCGTCCTGCGCCGTGCGGGGCCGCGCGATCTGCGCGAGCCTCGACGTTGGCGAACTTGCCGAGCTCGGCCGGATGGGGCGCCGCCAAAGCGTCAAATCGGGTCATACGCTGATATGGGAAGGCGATGACGCGCCGCTGGTTGCCAATGTCCTGAAAGGCGTGCTCAAGCTGGTCGTCGCAGCCTCCGATGGGCGCGAACAGATCGTCGGGATCGTCTTCGCTTCCGACTTTATCGGCCGTCCGTTCGGCAAGGAAAGCCCCTATCGGGTGACTGCGATGACCGACGCCGAGGTGTGCATATATAACCGCAACGACTTTGACGCCTTTGCCGACAAGCATCCCCATCTGCAGCAGAAATTGCTCCGCCGGACGCTCGATGAACTCGATCGGGCCCGCTATTGGATGATGCTGCTGGGCCGAAAATCCGCTGCCGAAAAAGTGGCGTCCTTCCTTCTCGAAATGTCGGATCGTCTGTCGGGTGATGCCGGATCGGCGCAACAGGACGACGGTTTCGAGCTGCCCTTCGGCCGCCAGCAGATCGCCGACATATTGGGGCTGACGATCGAAACGACGTGCCGGCAGTTGACGCGAATGCGCGCAGACGGACTCGTCGACCTTCCGTCCCGCCGCGAAGTAGTGATCCACGATCGCCGCGCGGTGGAAATGATGGCCGGATGA
- a CDS encoding TraR/DksA family transcriptional regulator encodes MDAATVRAQLEARLLALGARVDDIETTQREPLGDDFADQAVARQDDESLDAIESAALEEAALTRQALARLDAGTYGICVGCGKPISAERLRALPIASHCIACARGTER; translated from the coding sequence TTGGACGCCGCAACCGTTCGCGCGCAGCTCGAAGCGCGCCTCTTGGCATTGGGCGCGCGCGTCGACGACATAGAGACGACGCAGCGCGAACCGCTCGGCGACGATTTCGCCGACCAGGCCGTCGCACGTCAGGACGACGAGTCGCTGGATGCGATCGAAAGCGCTGCGCTCGAAGAAGCTGCACTGACCCGTCAGGCGCTCGCGCGGCTGGACGCCGGAACTTATGGAATCTGCGTTGGCTGCGGCAAACCAATTTCTGCGGAGCGACTGCGGGCGCTTCCGATCGCTTCGCACTGTATTGCCTGCGCACGCGGCACTGAACGCTGA
- a CDS encoding MgtC/SapB family protein — MFALATVEDLGRWPLLYGIALSLSLGFLIGIQRGWTLRNEAEGSRFAGIRTFGLIGLAGGIAGALEPIDRAAAILLLMASSLLVLLGYAYTARRRVSGTASLASLIALACGFLATSGQPQLASIVAVATTLLLTLRPQLHRWIATMTETEVSAIARFALIGVVILPLLPDKAMGPYNAWNPRQLWLVVVLVSGFSFVGYAAAKRFGATRGTLVVAAAGAMVSSTAVTAALATRLREKAENAPALIGGIAAASAVMLARVVILVAILAPVALGTAAMLIGPAALVSLAATMWCLLLARRAPPTPTEAVKLRNPLNFAPALGLTALVMAMALVARWLMEQVGEDRTAAILALSGIADVDAAIITIGGLPPGVLDGGTAGLVLGAAVMANTLFKAAIPPVVVRSRRGWIAALPLVASVVAGLAMLPWLL, encoded by the coding sequence ATGTTCGCGCTCGCCACCGTTGAAGATCTGGGGCGATGGCCGCTGTTGTATGGCATCGCGCTATCGCTGAGCTTGGGCTTTTTGATCGGCATACAACGCGGGTGGACGCTGCGAAACGAGGCGGAAGGCAGCCGTTTCGCCGGGATTCGCACCTTTGGGCTGATCGGCCTGGCGGGCGGCATTGCCGGGGCGCTTGAACCCATTGATCGTGCAGCCGCAATCCTGTTGCTGATGGCTAGTTCGCTGCTGGTTCTGCTCGGCTATGCATACACGGCCCGGCGCCGCGTGAGCGGGACCGCTAGCCTTGCTTCGCTGATCGCACTCGCCTGCGGCTTTCTCGCGACATCGGGCCAGCCCCAGCTCGCGTCGATCGTGGCCGTCGCCACGACGCTGCTGCTGACGCTACGGCCGCAGCTGCACCGCTGGATCGCGACGATGACCGAGACCGAAGTCAGCGCGATCGCCCGCTTTGCACTGATCGGGGTCGTCATCCTGCCGCTGCTGCCCGACAAGGCAATGGGCCCCTATAACGCCTGGAATCCGCGGCAACTCTGGCTCGTCGTCGTCCTCGTCTCCGGTTTTTCCTTCGTCGGCTATGCCGCAGCCAAGCGTTTCGGCGCGACGCGCGGGACGCTGGTAGTCGCTGCAGCGGGCGCGATGGTCTCTTCCACCGCCGTTACGGCCGCCTTGGCAACGCGGCTGCGCGAAAAGGCCGAAAACGCGCCCGCACTGATAGGCGGGATCGCCGCGGCCTCGGCCGTCATGCTCGCCCGCGTCGTCATTCTGGTCGCCATTCTTGCACCTGTTGCGCTGGGCACGGCGGCGATGCTCATCGGTCCCGCCGCCCTCGTCAGCCTCGCGGCGACCATGTGGTGCCTGCTCCTCGCCCGCCGCGCTCCGCCGACGCCGACCGAAGCGGTAAAGCTTCGCAACCCGCTCAACTTTGCGCCGGCGCTCGGCTTGACGGCGCTGGTAATGGCAATGGCGCTCGTCGCGCGATGGCTGATGGAACAGGTCGGCGAAGACCGAACGGCGGCCATTCTGGCGCTGTCGGGTATCGCCGATGTCGATGCGGCGATCATCACGATCGGCGGGCTGCCCCCAGGAGTTCTGGATGGCGGAACCGCGGGACTGGTCCTCGGAGCGGCGGTTATGGCCAATACGCTGTTCAAGGCGGCGATCCCTCCGGTTGTGGTTCGTTCGCGCCGCGGCTGGATCGCCGCGCTGCCGCTCGTTGCAAGCGTGGTGGCCGGACTGGCAATGCTGCCCTGGCTGCTTTAG
- a CDS encoding response regulator transcription factor, with protein MTDRKLVHIVDDEDAIRRSASFMLKTSGYAVQTWVSGIAFLKEVRHAPVGCVLLDVRMPEMDGLEVQQALLDRGVTMPVIVLTGHADVSIAVRAMKAGAVDFLEKPFEKAVLIAAIDAAFDRITAADSSAARAAEANVVLAALTPREREVLDGLAQGLPNKTIAYDLGISPRTVEVHRANLMAKLDVRSLSDALRLAFAAGMGNVGNET; from the coding sequence ATGACGGATAGGAAGCTGGTTCATATCGTTGATGATGAGGATGCGATCAGACGGTCGGCGAGCTTCATGCTCAAAACGTCGGGTTATGCCGTCCAGACCTGGGTGAGCGGCATTGCGTTTCTGAAAGAGGTGCGCCATGCGCCCGTGGGCTGTGTCCTGCTCGATGTTCGAATGCCCGAGATGGACGGGCTCGAAGTACAGCAGGCGCTGCTCGACCGCGGCGTCACGATGCCGGTGATCGTGCTGACCGGCCATGCCGATGTGTCAATCGCGGTCCGGGCGATGAAAGCGGGCGCCGTCGATTTCCTTGAAAAGCCATTCGAAAAAGCGGTGCTGATCGCGGCAATAGACGCGGCATTCGACCGGATCACCGCGGCGGACAGCTCGGCCGCGCGCGCCGCCGAAGCCAATGTCGTGCTGGCGGCCCTGACCCCGCGCGAACGCGAAGTGCTCGACGGTCTGGCCCAGGGCCTGCCCAATAAAACGATTGCCTATGACCTCGGCATCTCGCCGCGGACCGTCGAAGTCCACCGGGCCAATCTGATGGCAAAGCTCGACGTGCGAAGCCTGTCCGACGCGCTGCGCCTCGCCTTTGCGGCCGGCATGGGCAATGTCGGAAACGAGACGTAG
- a CDS encoding PAS domain-containing sensor histidine kinase, protein MPLAERSLTTRALAALAFVAAAVLAHYMLDTRDSRIDGHAVFLLFTLAIMAASFFAGPFAGAIAVFPSLLLGIYFAGFREGGAVAFAEAGLFLLTAAGIVLLARSVHRVQGRLRACEENAARRKAEADVLAEELGLLIDGAKGHAIYLLDPEGRVTIWNSGAERLMGWREEDVIGIDASAFYPPDAIAGRKSADDLVRAASDGRFDTEDWLVRKDGSEFLADVSITALRHPDGGVRGFATVVSDITGRRASEEALRSQESHLRSILSTVPDAMVVIDDQGLILSFSAAAEQLFGYSEAELLGVNVSRLMPSPDRERHDGYIRRYLETGEKRIIGIGRVVFAQRKDGSTFPMELSIGEATGEAHPLFTGFIRDLTERQKTEAQLESLQSELVHVARVSAMGTMASTLAHELNQPLTAVANYVEAIRDMLARPDPDDLPMIREALDDTAKEALRAGHIVRRLRDFVARGEVEKTIEKLPLLINEAAVLGLMGAREKGIEPRFDLDPYASPVLVDKIQIQQVLINLIRNACEAMAASPVRELSVTSRPDARGFVRVIVADTGPGVDTRIAEQLFTAFTSTKSEGMGLGLSICRTIVEAHGGRIWMEPRAGGGTEFHFTLVSAKAEERDDG, encoded by the coding sequence ATGCCATTGGCCGAACGATCTTTAACGACCCGTGCGCTGGCCGCTCTGGCGTTCGTCGCGGCTGCGGTGCTTGCGCATTATATGCTCGATACGCGCGATTCCCGGATCGACGGACATGCAGTTTTTCTCCTGTTCACGCTCGCCATAATGGCTGCGTCATTTTTTGCCGGGCCGTTCGCCGGGGCGATCGCTGTTTTCCCCTCGCTGCTGCTCGGCATTTACTTCGCAGGGTTTCGAGAGGGGGGCGCCGTCGCTTTTGCCGAAGCCGGGCTTTTCTTGCTGACCGCCGCCGGGATCGTCCTACTCGCGCGCTCGGTCCACCGCGTGCAGGGACGCCTTCGCGCGTGCGAGGAAAACGCGGCCCGCCGTAAAGCGGAAGCCGATGTGCTGGCCGAGGAACTCGGCTTGCTTATCGACGGTGCCAAGGGCCATGCCATCTATCTTCTCGACCCCGAGGGACGGGTGACGATCTGGAACAGCGGGGCCGAGCGCCTGATGGGCTGGCGCGAGGAAGATGTAATCGGAATCGACGCGTCCGCCTTCTATCCGCCCGACGCGATTGCGGGGCGAAAATCCGCCGACGATCTCGTGCGCGCGGCGAGCGATGGCCGTTTCGACACCGAGGATTGGCTGGTTCGCAAGGACGGCTCCGAATTCCTGGCCGACGTGTCGATCACCGCCCTTCGCCATCCCGATGGCGGCGTGCGAGGGTTTGCCACGGTCGTTTCGGACATCACCGGACGCCGCGCATCGGAAGAGGCACTGCGGTCGCAGGAAAGCCATCTTCGCTCGATCCTATCGACCGTACCCGATGCGATGGTCGTCATCGACGACCAGGGCCTGATCCTGTCGTTCAGCGCCGCCGCCGAGCAATTATTCGGCTATAGCGAGGCCGAGCTGCTCGGCGTCAATGTCAGCCGCCTGATGCCCTCACCCGATCGCGAACGCCACGACGGCTATATTCGCCGCTATCTGGAAACGGGGGAAAAGCGGATCATCGGTATCGGCCGTGTGGTCTTTGCGCAGCGCAAGGATGGATCAACCTTTCCGATGGAGCTTTCGATCGGCGAGGCGACCGGCGAAGCGCATCCGCTGTTCACTGGCTTCATTCGGGATCTTACCGAGCGTCAGAAGACCGAGGCGCAGCTCGAATCACTCCAATCCGAACTCGTCCATGTTGCGCGCGTGAGCGCGATGGGAACGATGGCATCGACCCTTGCGCATGAACTCAACCAGCCGCTGACCGCAGTCGCCAATTATGTCGAGGCGATCCGCGACATGCTCGCCCGGCCCGATCCCGACGATCTCCCAATGATCCGCGAGGCGCTGGACGACACCGCGAAAGAGGCGCTGCGGGCAGGGCATATCGTCCGGCGCCTGCGCGATTTCGTAGCGCGCGGGGAGGTTGAGAAGACGATCGAAAAGCTTCCCCTGCTGATCAACGAAGCGGCGGTACTCGGCCTGATGGGCGCGCGCGAAAAGGGGATTGAGCCGCGCTTCGATCTCGACCCCTATGCTTCGCCGGTGCTCGTCGACAAGATCCAGATCCAGCAGGTGCTCATCAACCTGATCCGCAATGCTTGTGAGGCCATGGCGGCGAGTCCGGTGCGCGAACTCAGCGTTACCAGCCGTCCCGACGCGCGCGGTTTCGTGCGCGTGATCGTTGCCGATACCGGGCCGGGGGTCGATACCCGTATCGCTGAACAATTGTTCACGGCCTTTACGAGCACGAAGTCCGAAGGAATGGGGCTGGGCCTTTCGATCTGTCGTACCATCGTCGAGGCGCACGGCGGGCGGATCTGGATGGAACCGCGGGCAGGCGGCGGCACCGAATTTCATTTCACGCTGGTCAGCGCGAAAGCGGAGGAACGGGATGACGGATAG
- a CDS encoding STAS/SEC14 domain-containing protein, with protein MMQWIDSADDVIALKLGDKISGADLDAIMDRLDTAMARHDKVHVFVETCSIDAIELSGLGSYVVRALPLFGKLGRFGRVAVVADQAWIRAGTRLESALLPGISYRTFTPEKRNEVFDWVVGTTIDA; from the coding sequence ATGATGCAATGGATCGACAGCGCGGACGATGTCATCGCACTCAAGCTGGGTGACAAGATCAGCGGCGCCGACCTCGACGCCATCATGGACCGCCTCGACACGGCGATGGCCCGACATGACAAGGTGCATGTGTTCGTCGAAACCTGTTCGATTGACGCAATCGAACTTTCCGGACTCGGTTCCTATGTCGTCAGGGCGTTGCCGCTGTTCGGCAAGCTCGGCCGTTTCGGCCGCGTGGCCGTCGTCGCCGATCAAGCGTGGATCCGGGCGGGCACGCGGCTCGAAAGCGCGCTGCTGCCCGGCATCAGCTATCGCACCTTCACACCCGAGAAACGCAATGAAGTCTTCGACTGGGTTGTCGGCACAACCATTGATGCCTGA
- a CDS encoding GNAT family N-acetyltransferase, which produces MTEQSLDLTLCEAEDTSIVTRDGTELRLRPVTADDAPLLDRFFDGLAPDDMRFRFLSAQPHLSSAQLAAMIDVDHRHREHLLAFERNSEELVASLLIAADDKFEVAEVAIAIIPAYKGRGVGWSLLKHAVDLAKKRGVKRLRSIESRGNREAIGVERTLGFTSTVYEGDATLALLEIDLH; this is translated from the coding sequence ATGACCGAACAGTCGCTGGATTTGACGCTCTGCGAGGCCGAGGACACGAGCATCGTAACGCGCGATGGCACCGAGCTTCGCCTGCGGCCGGTCACTGCCGATGATGCGCCACTGCTCGATCGCTTTTTCGATGGTTTGGCGCCCGACGACATGCGGTTTCGCTTTCTGAGCGCCCAGCCGCACCTGTCGAGCGCGCAGCTTGCCGCGATGATCGATGTCGACCATCGCCACCGCGAGCATCTGCTGGCCTTCGAACGCAACAGCGAGGAACTTGTCGCGAGCCTCCTGATCGCCGCCGACGACAAATTTGAGGTCGCCGAAGTCGCGATCGCCATCATCCCGGCATATAAGGGCCGCGGAGTGGGATGGAGCCTGCTGAAACACGCCGTCGACCTTGCAAAGAAGCGCGGTGTCAAACGGCTACGCTCGATCGAAAGCCGCGGCAATCGCGAAGCCATCGGCGTCGAACGGACGCTTGGCTTTACATCGACCGTTTATGAAGGCGACGCGACGCTCGCGCTTCTCGAGATCGATCTTCACTGA
- a CDS encoding L,D-transpeptidase family protein: MRASSFLAAPLVALACCSAPLPPPLPTGAKADRIVVVKHQGWLTAYSGGEELVTYFNIDLGGAAVGRKRFKGDGLVPEGEYIIIREKPDSRDGPSLKISYPNAADRAYAAERGRSAGGDIKIYGVPVPMPRYVWDKRTTDGDIGLRHAEMRQLHDITPDGTPVLILR; the protein is encoded by the coding sequence ATGCGCGCGTCTTCGTTCTTGGCTGCTCCGCTCGTTGCGCTCGCCTGCTGCAGCGCGCCGCTGCCGCCGCCCTTACCAACAGGTGCAAAAGCTGATCGGATTGTTGTGGTAAAACACCAGGGCTGGCTTACTGCGTATTCGGGCGGAGAGGAACTGGTCACCTATTTCAATATTGATCTTGGCGGTGCAGCTGTCGGGCGCAAACGGTTCAAAGGCGACGGCCTAGTTCCTGAAGGTGAGTATATCATTATTCGAGAGAAGCCGGATTCACGCGACGGCCCCTCACTCAAGATTTCTTATCCCAATGCCGCCGACCGTGCATATGCTGCGGAGCGAGGGCGGTCCGCTGGTGGCGACATCAAGATTTACGGCGTACCGGTTCCGATGCCGCGCTACGTCTGGGACAAACGCACGACCGATGGCGATATTGGCCTGCGCCATGCGGAAATGAGACAGTTGCACGACATCACCCCTGACGGCACACCAGTTCTGATCTTGCGTTAA